DNA sequence from the bacterium genome:
CAAACCTTGTCGTCGAAGTCGATGGCGGGCAACACGCCGAGCAGCGCAGAGGCGATGAACGGCGCACAGCCTTTCTCGAGCGGCGTGGGCTGCGGGTGCTCCGCTTTTGGAATCATGAGGTGTTGCAGGAGACGGATGCCGTCTTGGAGCACATCTGGCAGGCCCTCACCCCAACCCTCTCCCAAGGGGAGAGGGAGGGCGTGCCGTGGGTCGAGTTCGAGGTTTTCGAACCGAAAAGCGACAAAGAGGTCCCCGACGGCACGGTCTCCCGCGCCAGGGCAACCTGCCCCTGCTGCGGCGCAGTACTCCCCCCGGAACGTGTCCGGGCGCAACTGGCCGCGCAGCGCGGCGGGGCAGACGTGCTCTTCGAACCCTCACCCCACCCCTCTCCCACAGGGAGAGGGTGCGAAGACGGTCCCAAAGGGAGAGGGAGTGAAGAAGCCTCCAAAGGCACGGGGAGTGAGGGTGAAAATCGATGGCAGGGTAAGGGCTCTCCCCGCCGCATCGGCGGGGCGCGGCTGCTCGCGGTGGTCACACTCAAGCCCGGCGAGGCTGGCCGGCACTATCGGCTGCCCACCGACCGCGACTACCACGCCGTCTGGAAGGCCCAGAAGCGGCTCAAGGCGATCCTCGATGAATGGCAACGCGGCGGCAGGAAGGGCCTTTGCCCAGTGCCGGACGAGCCGCTGCCGCCGATTGGGACGCTGGGCTTCCGCGTGCAGCGCTACGGCATGCTGCAGTGGGGCGACCTGTTCACGGCGCGGCAAAAGGTGGCGCTGGTTGAACAGGGGCAAATGCTTCGAGCATCTCCTTCGAGCGTTGCTGAGGCAGGATCCGCCGCGCTCTCCCGGCTTGCCGATAAGAACGCGTCACTCGCTGTTTGGAATCAAGTCGGAGAAAAGATCGAGCACGTATTCGGCAGGCAGGCACTGCCGATCGTGTGGGATTTCGCGGAAGTGGCCATTTTTTCGGACTCAACTGGAAACTTCCTTAGTGGCATAGATCTCGTCGCAAAAGTCATCGAAGCTTGGCCCGGCTCAAGGCCGGGCCAGCTTCAGCTCGCCGACGCCACAGAGCAGTCTCTGCCCGACGAAACGGCGCACGTCTGGTTCACCGATCCGCCCTACTACGATGCGGTTCCCTATGCGGACCTGTCAGACTTCTTCCTCGTTTGGCTGAAGCGCGCCCTGCCGGACCATCCGCTCCTGCGCGATCCGTTCGATCCGGGCAATCCCCTGTCGCCCAAGCGTCGTGAGGCGGTTCAAGACGAAACGAAGAAAGACAACGGTCGCCCGAAGGATCGCGCGTGGTTTGAGGAGACGATGGCCCACGCCTTCGCCGAAGGTCGCCGTATCCTCCACGAGGATGGGGTGGCGTCGGTGGTCTTTGCCCACAAGACCACCGAAGGTTGGGAAGCGCTGCTTTTTGGGATGATCCGCGGTGGATGGACGATCACGGGTTCGTGGCCTATCGCCACCGAGCGACCCGGCCGCCTCCGCTCGCAGGACTCCGCCGCGCTGGCCACCAGCGTTCATCTGGTATGCCGTCCGCGGCCCTCACCCCAACCCTCTCCCACTGGGAGAGGGCAGGGTGAGGGAAACGTCGGAGACTGGGCCGATGTGCTGCGCGAACTGCCCAGGCGGGTGGGGGATTGGATGGAGCGGCTTCAGGGTGAGGGCATCCGCGGCGCGGACCTCGTCTTCGCCTGTATCGGCCCGGCGCTGGAGGTGTTCAGCCGCTACCGCAAGGTCGAGACCGCCGATGGCCGGGAGGTGACGCTGGCCGAGTTTCTGGAGAAGGTCTGGGCGGTCGTCGGACGCACGGCGCTCGAGCAGGTGCTCGGGACTGGGGAACCCTCACCCCAACCCTCTCCCATGGGGCGAGGGAGTATCAGTAACGGAGCGGCCGGCGCGCTGGAAGAGGATGCGCGTCTAACCGCATTGTCCCTCTGGACGCTGCAATCAACCAATGGGGAATCCAAAGAAGCCAAAAGTGTAAAGGAAAAATCGAAGTGGAGGAAGATGACGAATTCGAAGACGTGAACGACGAAGACGCAAGCGAGGATGCCCGTGTCAAAAAGAAAACCATGGGTTTCAGCCTGGTCTTTGACGTGGTGCGCCGCTTTGCCCAGCCTTTGGGGATAGACCTGCCCAAGTGGGAAGGCCGGATCATCGAGACCAAGAAGGGCGTGGTGCGGCTGCTGGCAGTTTCCGAACGGGCCAAGCAACTGTTCGGCGAGGACCTGTCTGCCGTCGCCCGGCGACAGGCAGGCGGGGTGCAAGCCGTGGCCGACTGGATTGAAGAAGATACAACCAAGCCTACCCAGTTGAACCTTTTTGCCGATTCTGGAGGCCGGAAGTCTGGAATTCGGATCCGTGGGAAACGCCGCAAAGCGATTATGGATTCCGTGGATATCGGACTCCAAACCAAACATGAAACGACCACGCTGGACCGGGTCCATGCCGCCATGCTTCTTCAGAAGGGCGGCCAGTCAAACGCGCTGCGAGAACTCATCAGGGCCGAGCAGGAACGCGGTCCGTACTTTCTGCGCCTGGCCAATGCCCTGTCGGCGCTGTACCCCAAGGATAGCGAAGAGAAGCGGCTGCTGGACGCCATGTTGCTCGCGGTGCCGAGGTAAGCGAGCCAAGCCATGATGAGTCTTCGACAATTTTCAGCAAAACCTGACATGATTCCTGCGAGCACCTGTGGATTCGTGCCAAGGGGAGTTTACGGTCAGCCATCTCGAAAGCGTCTGCCCCGGCATAAGCCGGGACATGATACGGCGAGTGTTACGGGACCTTCAGAAAGCCGGTAAGGTGGAATGCCTTGGGCGAGGCCCGGGCGCTCCCTGGAAGAAAAAGGGTACTACCCTTAAAAGAGGGTAATAGAAAGGGTAACAAGGAGACTCCGATGGAACAGTGGTACAAAGTAGCTACTCCGCGTAAAGAAGTCCGCGAGGGCCGCTCGTTCAACCCGGACGAGTTTGCCATTCACTTGGAGCAGGTCATTGGCGGAACCGCGCCGGAGGATTACCGAGAGCCAAAGCAATTTTTCGCGCGGACGTGCTTCACCCGGGCGCTGCGCGAACATGCGGGGATGGTCCTGCGGCGGCTCTCCGGCGAGACAGCCAACACCGCCCCGGTGATGACGCTCATCACCCAGTTCGGCGGCGGTAAGACCCACACCCTCGCAACGTTATACCACCTGGCCACGTGCGGCGACAAGGCGGCCGGATACAGCGGGGTCTCGGAGCTTCTGCAAGCGGCTGGGCTTTCCTCGGTGGCGACCGCTCGGGTGGGTGTCTTCGTTGGCAACGCCTGGGACCCACAGGACGGTCGTGAGACGCCATGGATTGACGTGGCGCGGCAATTGGCCGGAGACGCAGGGGTGAAGGAGCTGGGCCCGGCGGCCAGGACCACGCCGCCGGGGACGGAGTCGTTGTCTCGCGTGTTCAAGGCAGCGGGCGGGCCGGTGTTGCTGCTCTTCGACGAGGTGCTGAACTTCCTGAATCGTCATCGCGGCATGGCGGAGCAGTTCCACGCCTTCCTTCAGAACCTGACGGTGGCGGTCACCGGCGTCACGCATGGAGCTGCCGTGATCAGCCTGCCTCGCAGCCAGGTCGAGATGACCGATTGGGACATGCAATGGCAGGACAGGATCACCAAGGTCGTCCGCCGGGTGGCCAAAGATTTAATTGCCAACGATGAGACAGAGATCAGCGAGGTGGTCCGGCGGCGGCTCTTCGAGGACATCGGCAGCGACCGCATCCGCAAGAGCGTCGCCAAGGTCTATGCCGACTGGTGCTTCGAGCGTCGGGCGCAACTGCCGCCCGAGTGGACGGCCGTGGACAGCGCCGTGACAGAGGCCAAGGCCAGGGAGTACCTGCGCGGCCGATTCGAGACTTGCTACCCTTTCCACCCGGCAACACTCTCCG
Encoded proteins:
- a CDS encoding DUF559 domain-containing protein, which produces MRSFWLCKKASRRRALRYKVVQPPSPSGRGQGEGHHGPPVLPTELREFARSLRKEQTDAESTLWRLLRDRRIAGAKFRRQHPIPPYVVDFYCHEANLVVEVDGGQHAEQRRGDERRTAFLERRGLRVLRFWNHEVLQETDAVLEHIWQALTPTLSQGEREGVPWVEFEVFEPKSDKEVPDGTVSRARATCPCCGAVLPPERVRAQLAAQRGGADVLFEPSPHPSPTGRGCEDGPKGRGSEEASKGTGSEGENRWQGKGSPRRIGGARLLAVVTLKPGEAGRHYRLPTDRDYHAVWKAQKRLKAILDEWQRGGRKGLCPVPDEPLPPIGTLGFRVQRYGMLQWGDLFTARQKVALVEQGQMLRASPSSVAEAGSAALSRLADKNASLAVWNQVGEKIEHVFGRQALPIVWDFAEVAIFSDSTGNFLSGIDLVAKVIEAWPGSRPGQLQLADATEQSLPDETAHVWFTDPPYYDAVPYADLSDFFLVWLKRALPDHPLLRDPFDPGNPLSPKRREAVQDETKKDNGRPKDRAWFEETMAHAFAEGRRILHEDGVASVVFAHKTTEGWEALLFGMIRGGWTITGSWPIATERPGRLRSQDSAALATSVHLVCRPRPSPQPSPTGRGQGEGNVGDWADVLRELPRRVGDWMERLQGEGIRGADLVFACIGPALEVFSRYRKVETADGREVTLAEFLEKVWAVVGRTALEQVLGTGEPSPQPSPMGRGSISNGAAGALEEDARLTALSLWTLQSTNGESKEAKSVKEKSKWRKMTNSKT